A region from the Acyrthosiphon pisum isolate AL4f chromosome A1, pea_aphid_22Mar2018_4r6ur, whole genome shotgun sequence genome encodes:
- the LOC100166853 gene encoding E3 ubiquitin-protein ligase UBR5 isoform X5: protein MSSLQFIVHPAPGTDDQLNDRFKEVSERLNRSILGNTSSYPVLSNIKSPIKQIVVGPYHIGLLFEDGRVARIPFTVLAERLDLSRSTGDANKLPSKSSSGNSGGGGGGGGGNLSSATRHLTRRARIMRSGTFRGTSRSSGSGVIMSSGSSSGRPVMPAQFVPEELVAQAQVVLQGKSRNLIIRELQRTNLDVNLAVNNLLSRDDEEGDGEIEEVNGPGGDSYVPEDLMSLLDGGGFHSDHSVIIDADAIFSEDMFSYSSSRRPMLTFRRSGARRLGERDRVSNSANDSTSSDRNSGPSDRDSFTRWRDRHCYGQQQHRQRQQQWLEGALRDSAWDKDTDSKKKDSNTGNPLWLSNDAEYWPEPNVKFIQIAAIHSELIALSAGGQLYQWKWEDADPYKTLDNNVHHPKTNALGLTNEKVVLLSGTIIRVSVVTESNKVATWMDESLTHAATASKLEHPAQLYSEFVVDHIISIHTCPLYTLARLESGALYWWGVLPFNQRRKIWDKYRTKARKQKTNNLNSDIIVGSQVCMKNSPLYQPGAIGITLYGGEPKIGQLLNSAWTYADVCRFQILTPPQIFQSQNINSSSSKSCSPIEKSKETADRIDMPPPPSPASSTCSETGSTVQSSKRTKRVTMKGLEDDKNIEEDWPLKDVVFVEDQKSLPIGRVVHVDGSYAAVKFPCVSKDIISGIFPKDKEPNVAANDDVVTNIIKMLDQNEVRLMKKDDLQVCKVAVASKVPDCFQRTPRRINIPTDNGNQILTLTIDGQGVHAIVKNGSKISYIKFNVTSGKIEQDSPFPVDASALIGLNPDNMQIICTAESKDNICILRDGNRTIYPLAKDSTDSMREPQWLDLGPVRCMGIGSYTVTSPHVKAVAAIIVLDVEQQILMSRILKPNLESVKLLIQQLSLELDNGVLLSQILAERCDGNRNLLHACVSVCAPISNKELEEGDNVPNQPNSNVDTLNVIQKAFGVRSSFSLREMMRRASAAVRSSTTNNSSDSEPMEMNDEAPPPGTIPEPWHEPVNATTQSNNPVLPNEEETIQPTPPINPNTERRNNALAILRLLCESNVFSPHLLDLLTAKDAQGLTPFMLAVTVRAYPAAIILLDTIHRVVSKVVLPPNIFEMQGTSVMEQEHAIKNVMSAWRSSVAGTGSTPSSNKGPPEIAPQPVPLFKNSPVGNFELPPYWSLSSSSGLSQSQPPPPPPPTVPIPPQSNDFSKGFFPIPPPPPPFTIYKTHTWYTDRSFYRDGDSERILKAKEVLASMVYPTGSNPDYSPLHVICCNDTCSFTWTGAEHINQDIFECRTCGLTGSLCCCTECARVCHRGHDCKLKRTSPTAYCDCWEKCRCKALVQGHQASRSQLLNRLINETDLVTHYNSRGESILLFLVQTVGRQSNEQRQYSRSSRQRAASRKTPSSDIEMDMPDHDLEPPRFSRKALERLLNDWPAVKAMIMSGVKNESESKLPTDQPYLKNQSGTTFLDKFMHCLLFKCNAEVITNSYLMVDALVATIFKELHNPLSNSVEVNSIARRFIRSVIRVFVVYSVELAPQNNKRRMLGNLSSPFARARRIFQSMMKLSIEELCETAESLIAPVRLGVARPTAPFTLSTNSNPDIQSYEEIFFVEPMAPNNMNLSDQIEGANVHRQSQNDQPPIDIELEDEMADNNDGEGSDPEDVMGSVLENHVRLGPNGISDSNQQGPVDPESDTEDMLVETDSDSDQSNQDGGGQRSVQTGATAGSDTDDESGESTQQEDGEESEAGETDELDAEEFLVSEDQLERRATTSGQGHRTNLAPQSMQWAIRNRDTATRTATGFRVASGNSLVFIDPTSLRRSAVAAVSNSTNNSGNGNNNAAAAAAAAVASAAAGLNDSITMATTASSLARAFAVVIRQIADLLVTSINDPPSLPVIPVRITAQDTSNLQIIIEKSLKPTWDWLMAIMDSTEAQLRFGASLTQSSDPQHPRHPLHSTTTTNTTNSIPTTSSGIGATSNNNPAVEPRREFISYCLSLMRAHSNEHGDSLPVLDVSSLKHVAYVLDALVYYMRADTAAVNCQSISPPAILSDPSDPSDPWVLDQQDENDNEENDEEINTTVPIINQTSSPRFVDMDSGTRGRRHAFFQRSDSTLCLGCPPPDPFETPMTQAMPLADQPHLLQPNARKEDMFGSPKLTAPLDGSLEGLPSRLSLSSRSDNGSEQLPKEHERKRQDTEPEDLSIRANVVANEIPEFFNLGDESDTSQPTPESEMTKRDRDLIIVPTSTFSDTTSPMLKSVIVRAPSGGTPSTSSSSAQVKPNPDVDDSHNSFSNNDTVKPMNKGSRLGESVSHDLLLGRWRLTLDLFGRVFMEDVGLEPGSVVSELGGFPVKEAKFRRDMEKLRNQQNRDLTLSKLERDRNQLILMTFKELNNQYNSYHRRTSSTHPCLAVNRVKVTFKDEPGEGSGVARSFYTALAEALLSCDKLPNLESVQVGGRYSQYTVLQRLRNRERTESPRIRHAGPLSPRVPSRRSERSDREQRRTLSVDARSFVPNSGSSDANPNSHLTPHQQQLGERLYPKVVQIRPSLASKITGMLLELSPAQLLTLLASEEALRMRVNEAIALLMQTVEMSSLVDVSHPLPPADSLLEDVDLFLSLSEQHGSKSAPPAKENIAEENVTEENLDDNTPLFYCPGKQGFYSPRQGKSSYERLNAFRNTGRLIGLCLLQNELCPMYFNRHVLKVILGRSIRFHDLAFFDPVMYESLRQLVLDAESKDKESLFSALDLNFSIDLSQEEGGGSVELVSCGVDIEVTPSNVYDYVRRYAEFRMFKTQQKAFFALRSGVFDVIPESSLDGLTAEDLRLLLNGVGDINVPLLISYTSFNDESGLATSDRQIKFKRWLWSIVDKMTPSERQDLVYFWTGSPALPASEEGFQPMPSVTMRPADDSHLPTANTCISRLYIPLYSSRTILRHKLLIAIKTKHFGFV from the exons gtTCAAAGAAGTTTCAGAACGTTTAAATAGAAGTATTTTAGGCAATACATCTTCTTATCCTGTTCTGTCAAACATCAAATCCCCAATCAAACAAATTGTAGTAGGACCATATCATATTGGTTTATTATTTGAAGATGGACGAGTGGCTCGAATTCCATTTACAGTACTTGCTGAAAGATTGGACTTGTCCAGATCTACCGGAGATGCAAATAAGTTGCCTTCCAAGTCCAGCAGTGGAAATAGTGGAGGGGGTGGTGGTGGGGGTGGTGGAAATTTAAGTTCTGCCACTCGTCATCTCACTCGACGAGCTCGTATAATGAGATCAGGAACATTCCGTGGAACTTCAAG GTCATCTGGTAGTGGTGTGATAATGAGCAGTGGTTCATCAAGTGGACGTCCAGTTATGCCAGCTCAATTTGTTCCTGAAGAACTTGTAGCTCAAGCACAAGTTGTGTTGCAAGGTAAAAgtcgaaatttaataatacgtgAACTTCAGCGAACAAATTTGGACGTGAATCTGGCTGTGAACAACCTTTTATCACGTGATGATGAAGAAGGTGATGGAGAAATTGAAGAAGTCAATGGGCCTGGAGGAGACTCTTATGTTCCTGAAGACTTGATGTCTTTATTAGATGGTGGAGGATTTCATTCAGACCATTCCGTCATTATTGATGCTGATGCAATTTTCTCTGAAGATATGTTTTCATATTCTTCATCTAGAAG ACCCATGTTGACATTTCGTAGGAGTGGTGCTAGAAGGTTAGGTGAACGTGATCGTGTAAGCAATAGTGCAAATGACAGTACATCCAGTGATCGTAATTCAGGACCAAGTGATCGAGACAGTTTTACTAGATGGAGAGATCGTCATTGTTATGGACAGCAACAACATCGTCAAAGACAACAACAGTGGCTTGAAGGAGCACTACGTGATTCAGCATGGGATAAAGATAcag ACTCTAAAAAAAAGGATAGTAATACTGGAAATCCTTTGTGGTTGTCAAATGATGCAGAATATTGGCCAGAAccaaatgtaaaatttattcaaattgctGCAATCCACTCTGAATTAATTGCCCTGTCTGCTGGAGGACAACTTTATCAATGGAAATGGGAGGATGCTGATCCGTATAAGACTTTAGAc aaCAATGTTCATCATCCAAAGACTAATGCTCTTGGTTTAACTAATGAAAAAGTAGTTCTTCTTTCGGGTACTATTATACGAGTTTCTGTTGTAACCGAATCTAATAAAGTAGCTACATGGATGGATGAAAGTCTTACTCATGCTGCTACTGCTTCTAAACTTGAACATCCAGCTCAGCTTTACTCTGAATTTGTTGTTGATCATATCATTTCTATCCATACTTGTCCTCTGTATACTCTAGCGCGTTTGGAAAGTGGAGCACTTTATTGGTg gGGAGTATTACCATTTAACCAAAGACGTAAAATATGGGATAAATACCGCACTAAAGccagaaaacaaaaaacaaacaatcTAAATTCTGATATTATTGTTGGAAGTCAAGTTTGTATGAAAAACAGTCCACTTTATCAGCCAGGAGCTATtg GTATAACTTTATATGGCGGTGAACCTAAAATAGgtcaattattaaattctgCCTGGACATATGCTGATGTTTGcagatttcaaattttgacaccACCTCAGATATTTCAGtctcaaaatattaatagtagttCCTCTAAATCATGCTCACCTATTGAAAAAAGTAAAGAGACTGCCGATAGAATTGACATGCCACCACCTCCTTCTCCAGCATCTAGTACTTGTAGTGAAACAGGAAGCACTGTTCAAAGTTCAA AGAGAACCAAAAGAGTGACAATGAAAGGTCTTGaagatgataaaaatattgaagaagATTGGCCATTAAAAGATGTTGTATTTGTTGAAGACCAAAAGAGTTTGCCTATTG gCCGTGTGGTTCATGTGGACGGTTCATATGCGGCAGTTAAGTTTCCTTGTGTTTCAAAAGATATTATATCTGGAATATTTCCTAAAGATAAAGAACCAAATGTAGCTGCAAATGATGATGTAGTGACAAATATCATAAAGATGTTGGACCAAAATGAAGTTAGATTAATGAAAAAAGATGATCTACAG GTTTGTAAAGTGGCAGTTGCAAGTAAAGTGCCAGATTGTTTTCAGAGAACACCTAGaagaattaatatacctactgataaCGGAAATCAAATCCTGACTTTAACTATTGATGGCCAAG gTGTACATGCTATTGTAAAAAATGGTTCAAAAATcagttatataaaatttaatgtaactaGTGGAAAAATAGAGCAAGATAGTCCTTTTCCGGTTGATGCTAGTGCTTTAATTGGATTGAATCCTGATAATATGCAGATAATTTGTACTGctgaa AGCAaagacaatatatgtattttacgtGATGGTAATCGAACTATATACCCTCTGGCTAAGGATAGTACTGATTCAATGAGAGAGCCACAGTGGTTAGATTTGGGACCTGTACGTTGTATGGGTATTGGTTCATATACAGTTACTTCTCCTCACGTAAAAGCAGTTGCTGCCATCATAGTATTGGATGTAGAACAACAAATACTTATGTCCCGGATATTAAAGCCCAATCTTGAGTCTGTTAAATTGTTGATACAACAGTTATCACTTGAActtg acaATGGAGTCCTTTTATCACAAATTTTGGCAGAGCGATGCGATGGTAATCGTAATCTTTTACATGCTTGTGTTTCAGTCTGTGCTCCTATTTCAAATAAAGAACTAGaag aaggtGATAATGTACCAAATCAACCAAATTCCAATGTCGATACTTTGAATGTAATTCAAAAAGCATTTGGAGTACGATCATCATTTAGTTTACGAGAAATGATGAGACGAGCTTCAGCTGCTGTTAGATcaa GTACCACTAATAATTCATCTGACTCAGAACCAATGGAAATGAATGATGAAGCCCCACCACCAGGTACTATTCCTGAGCCATGGCATGAACCAGTTAATGCAACTACTCAGTCAAACAACCCTGTCTTACCAAATGAAGAAGAAACAATTCAACCTACGCCACCTATTAACCCAAATACTGAAAGAAGAAATAATGCATTGGCTATTTTACGACTTCTGTGTGAATCAAATGTATTTTCACCCCATCTACTGGATCTATTGACTGCTAA agatGCCCAAGGACTAACTCCGTTTATGTTAGCGGTGACTGTTAGAGCGTATCCTGCTGCTATTATTTTACTTGATACTATTCATCGTGTGGTTTCCAAAGTAGTACTACCACCAAATATATTTGAGATGCAAGGCACTTCAGTTATGGAACAAGAACATGCGATTAAAAATGTGATGAGTGCTTGGAGATCTTCAGTTGCTGGAACAGGATCCACTCCTAGTAGCAACAAAGGACCTCCAGAAATAGCTCCTCAACCAGTACCTTTGTTTAAGAATTCCCCAGTTGGTAACTTCGAATTACCACCCTATTGGTCATTATCTTCTTCATCTGGATTATCTCAGTCACAaccaccacctccaccaccGCCGACAGTACCAATACCACCACAATCGAATGATTTTTCTAAAG GATTTTTCCCTATTCCACCACCCCCACCaccatttacaatttacaagacACATACATGGTATACCGACAGATCATTTTATCGTGATGGTGATAGTGAGAGAATTCTTAAAGCTAAAGAAGTTTTAGCTTCCATGGTTTATCCTACTGGCTCTAATCCAGATTACAGTCCATTGCATGTTATTTGTTGCAATGATACTTGCAGTTTTACTTGGACTGGAGCTGAACATATTAAtcag GATATATTTGAATGTCGTACATGTGGCCTAACGGGATCATTATGCTGTTGTACGGAGTGTGCTCGGGTTTGTCACCGTGGCCATGACTGTAAATTGAAAAGAACATCTCCTACTGCATACTGTGATTGTTGGGAAAAATGTCGCTGTAAAGCTTTAGTACAAGGTCATCAAGCATCTAGATCACAGCTACTCAACAGATTAATTAATGAAACTGATTTAGTGACCCATTATAATTCAAG aggagaaagtatattattatttttggtacaaACGGTTGGTCGACAATCAAATGAACAACGCCAATATAGTAGATCATCCAGACAACGAGCTGCTTCTCGAAAAACACCGTCATCTGACATTG aAATGGATATGCCGGATCATGATTTAGAACCACCCCGATTTAGTCGTAAAGCATTAGAAAGATTACTAAATGATTGGCCTGCAGTAAAAGCTATGATAATGTCTGGAGTAAAGAATGAGTCCGAATCCAAATTACCAACTGACCaaccatatttaaaaaaccaGTCTGGTACTACATTCTTGGATAAGTTTATGcattgtttactttttaaatgtaatgcTGAAGTAATAACTAACTCATattta atGGTTGATGCCCTTGTTgcaacaatttttaaagaacTTCATAATCCATTAAGCAATTCAGTTGAAGTTAACTCAATAGCACGTCGTTTTATTAGATCTGTAATACGTGTATTCGTTGTTTATAGTGTTGAATTAGCGcctcaaaataataaacgacGAAT gctTGGAAATTTGTCCTCTCCATTTGCTCGTGCTAGACGTATTTTTCAATCAATGATGAAACTATCAATTGAAGAATTATGTGAAACAGCTGAAAGCTTAATTGCACCTGTTCGTCTTGGTGTCGCAAGACCTACTGCTCCGTTTACATTGTCTACTAATTCTAATCCAGATATACAG AGTTatgaagaaatattttttgttgagcCAATGGCACCAAATAACATGAATTTGTCCGATCAAATAGAAGGGGCTAATGTTCATAGACAATCCCAAAATGATCAACCCCCAATTGACATTGAACTTGAAGATGAAATGGCagaca ATAATGATGGTGAAGGTAGTGATCCGGAAGATGTAATGGGAAGTGTGCTTGAAAATCATGTTCGATTGGGGCCAAATGGTATTTCTGATTCTAATCAGCAAGGTCCAGTTGACCCAGAATCTGATACAGAAGATATGTTAGTTGAAACAGATTCAGATTCTGATCAAAGTAATCAAGATGGTGGTGGACAAAGAAGTGTTCAAACAGGGGCTACTGCGGGATCTGATACTGATGATGAATCAGGAGAGTCTACTCAACAAGAAGATGGAGAAGAATCTGAAGCCGGAGAAACTGATGAATTGGATGCTGAAGAATTTCTCGTGTCTGAAGATCAATTAGAAAGAAGAgc tacaACTTCTGGACAAGGACATAGAACTAATTTAGCGCCACAATCAATGCAATGGGCAATAAGAAACCGCGATACTGCCACACGAACCGCAAcag ggTTTAGAGTTGCTTCTGGAAATTCATTAGTATTCATAGATCCTACATCATTGAGGCGGTCTGCTGTAGCTGCAGTTAGTAATAGTACCAATAATTCTGGTAATGGAAACAATaatgcagcagcagcagctgcAGCTGCAGTTGCTTCTGCAGCAGCTGGTCTTAATGATTCAATCACAATGGCGACGACTGCTTCTAGCTTAGCTAGAGCGTTTGCAGTAGTCATACGACAAATTGCTGATTTATTAGTTACATCCATAAATGATCCACCATCATTACCAGTAATACCAGTGCGTATAACAGCACAAGATACTAGTAATTTACag ataataattgaGAAGTCACTTAAACCTACTTGGGATTGGTTAATGGCAATAATGGATTCAACTGAAGCACAACTTAGGTTTGGTGCTTCACTCACTCAATCGTCTGATCCACAACATCCAAGACATCCCCTACATTCAACAACTACTACTAATACTACAAATTCAATACCTACTACATCGTCCGGGATag gtgcaactagtaataataatccGGCAGTTGAACCTCGGCGTGAATTTATATCATACTGTTTATCTCTAATGCGTGCTCACAGTAATGAGCATGGAGATTCTTTACCAGTATTGGATGTTTCATCTTTAAAACACGTTGCTTATGTTTTGGATGCTTTAGTGTATTATATGAGGGCTGATACAGCTGCTGTTAATTGTCAATCTATAAGTCCACCTGCTATTTTATCAGATCCATCAGATCCTTCTGATCCTTGGGTTCTAGATCAACAG gatgaaaatgataatgaagaaaatgatgaagaaattaATACTACAGTACCAATAATCAATCAAACATCTAGTCCAAGATTTGTAGACATGGATTCTGGAACTAGAGGTCGACGTCATGCATTTTTCCAGCGATCAGATTCTACTTTATGTTTAGGATGTCCCCCACCAGATCCTTTTGAAACACCTATGACTCAAGCCATGCCATTAGCTGATCAACCACATTTGCTACAACCAAATGCACGCAAAGAAGACATGTTTGGCTCCCCAAAACTTActg CACCTTTAGATGGATCATTGGAAGGTCTGCCATCAAGGCTTAGTTTATCCAGTCGTAGCGATAATGGAAGTGAACAGTTACCCAAAGAACATGAAAGAAAAA GACAAGATACTGAACCAGAAGATCTCTCTATTCGTGCAAATGTGGTTGCAAATGAAATTCCTGAATTCTTTAATCTTGGTGATGAATCAGACACTTCACAACCAACCCctgaat CTGAAATGACGAAAAGAGATAGAGACTTAATAATTGTACCAACAAGTACTTTCTCTGATACTACATCACCTATGCTTAAAAGTGTAATTGTGAGAGCTCCTTCTGGCGGAACTCCATCCACTTct tcaAGTTCAGCACAAGTAAAACCAAATCCTGATGTGGATGACAGCCATaattcattttcaaataatgatacTGTTAAACCAATGAATAA GGGAAGTCGTTTAGGAGAGAGTGTTTCCCATGACTTATTGTTAGGTCGTTGGCGTTTGACATTAGATCTTTTTGGTCGTGTTTTTATGGAAGATGTAGGTTTGGAACCTGGATCTGTTGTATCTGAACTTGGGGGTTTCCCGGTTAAAGAAGCAAAGTTCCGCAGAGATATGGAAAAGTTGAGAAACCAGCAAAATCGAGATTTAACACTATCAAAA TTGGAACGTGATCGTAATCAATTGATTCTCATGACTTTCAAAGAATTAAACAATCAGTATAATTCTTATCACCGCAGAACATCTAGTACTCATCCCTGTCTTGCAGTCAATAGAGTAAAAGTAACATTTAAGGATGAACCCGGAGAAGGATCAGGGGTTGCCAGATCATTCTATACTGCCCTAGctgaa GCTCTTCTATCATGTGATAAATTGCCAAACCTTGAATCAGTTCAAGTTGGTGGTCGATACTCACAATATACTGTTCTACAACGTTTAAGAAATCGTGAGCGCACTGAATCTCCTCGAATAAGACATGCTGGTCCATTATCACCACGAGTGCCATCAAGACGGTCTGAGCGTAGTGATCGTGAACAACGCCGTACACTCTCTGTTGATGCACGTTCATTTGTTCCTAATTCTGGATCATCCGATGCTAATCCAAATTCTCATTTAACCCCTCACCAACAACAACTTGGTGAACGCCTGTatccaaaa gtTGTTCAAATTAGGCCAAGCTTGGCCAGCAAAATTACTGGAATGCTTTTAGAGTTATCACCTGCTCAACTACTTACATTATTAGCATCTGAAGAAGCTTTGAGAATGCGTGTGAATGAAGCTATTGCATTGCTAATGCAAACTGTTGAAATGTCATCTCTCGTTGATGTGTCTCATCCATTACCGCCTGCTGATAGTCTACTtg AAGATGTTGATTTGTTCTTAAGTCTTTCCGAACAACATGGTTCTAAATCTGCTCCACCTgcaaaagaaaatattgcaGAAGAAAATGTAACAGAAGAAAACTTGGATGATAACACACCATTATTTTATTGCCCTGGTAAACAAGGATTTTACTCGCCGCGACAAGGAAAATCTTCTTACGAACGTCTGAATGCATTCAGAAATACTGGGAG atTGATTGGACTATGTCTTTTACAAAATGAGTTGTGCCCAATGTATTTTAATCGCCATGTTCTTAAAGTGATACTTGGTAGATCCATAAGATTCCATGATCTAGCATTTTTTGATCCAGTCATGTATGAAAGTCTCAGACAACTTGTGTTAGATGCTGAATCAAAAGATAAAGAATCATTATTCTCAgctttagatttaaatttcag cATTGATCTTAGTCAAGAAGAAGGTGGTGGAAGTGTAGAATTGGTTAGTTGTGGTGTTGATATTGAAGTGACTCCGAGCAATGTTTATGATTATGTAAGAAGATATGCAGAGTTTAGAATGTTCAAAACTCAACAAAAAGCATTCTtt GCATTAAGATCTGGAGTATTTGATGTGATTCCTGAAAGTTCATTAGATGGTTTAACTGCTGAAGATTTGAGATTGCTGTTAAATGGAGTTGGTGATATTAATGTACCTTTGCTAATTTCATATACTAGTTTCAACGATGAGTCTGGTCTTGCCACTAGCGAtcgtcaaataaaatttaagcgTTGGTTGTGGTCTATTGTTGATAAAATGACTCCATCCGAAAGACAAGACTTG gTATATTTCTGGACCGGATCACCAGCGCTACCTGCATCTGAAGAAGGATTCCAGCCAATGCCTAGCGTCACCATGCGTCCTGCTGACGATTCACACTTGCCAACTGCCAACACGTGTATATCTAGATTGTATATACCACTATACAGCAGTCGTACTATACTTAGGCACAAACTATTGATTGCCATAAAAACTAAGCATTTTggatttgtttaa